From the genome of Clostridium sp. BNL1100, one region includes:
- a CDS encoding acyltransferase family protein, which produces MKLRIPFIDFLKTIAILGVIIIHVSSRALINYEVASVNWNLSVFWGAVVRWSVPVFLMCSGVLFLNSDKNVSIKRIFSKYLPRLIVALVFWAVLYEACDVYLNYVHTGFIELSVLKESVKNLLTCNTHFHLYYLYIIILIYALIPIIRVFTNAADRRQIEYALCAWFVLGIVYPFIVKFYPFNMLKGIVVQYKIAMAYSSVGYFILGHYLHKYTLSKKTNYIMYLLGAAGFATTLAGTIYRSESSNTLNTLFLEGMSPNVVLMACAIFLLARNINVIFKSDKVLKLFGFISQGSFCVYLFHDFINIAYRELKIESTIANPVISIPFLTLINLGISLLVYIILSKIPLVRKYLI; this is translated from the coding sequence ATGAAACTACGCATTCCGTTTATTGATTTCCTAAAAACTATAGCTATATTAGGCGTTATAATTATTCATGTTTCATCCAGAGCATTAATAAATTATGAAGTTGCCTCTGTAAACTGGAACCTTTCGGTTTTCTGGGGAGCAGTGGTAAGATGGAGTGTTCCTGTCTTTCTCATGTGTAGCGGAGTATTATTTCTTAATTCCGATAAAAATGTTTCCATAAAACGGATATTTAGTAAGTACTTACCACGACTTATAGTAGCACTTGTTTTCTGGGCTGTATTGTATGAAGCATGTGACGTTTATTTGAATTATGTACATACCGGATTTATAGAATTATCCGTATTGAAGGAGTCAGTAAAAAATCTTCTTACATGTAATACACATTTTCATTTATATTATTTGTATATAATCATTCTTATATATGCTCTTATTCCTATTATCCGTGTATTTACGAATGCAGCGGACAGGCGTCAGATTGAATACGCCCTATGTGCATGGTTTGTTCTTGGAATTGTATACCCCTTTATTGTAAAGTTCTATCCATTTAATATGCTTAAAGGAATAGTAGTTCAGTATAAAATAGCAATGGCATACTCCTCCGTCGGATATTTTATCCTAGGACATTATTTACATAAATACACTTTATCTAAAAAAACAAACTACATTATGTATTTACTGGGAGCTGCAGGATTTGCTACAACTTTGGCAGGAACTATTTATAGGTCAGAATCATCAAATACACTAAATACACTTTTCCTTGAAGGTATGTCTCCTAACGTTGTTCTTATGGCTTGTGCGATATTTTTACTTGCAAGAAACATAAACGTTATTTTTAAATCCGATAAAGTTCTGAAATTGTTTGGCTTTATTTCTCAGGGGAGCTTTTGTGTTTATCTTTTTCATGATTTCATAAATATAGCTTACAGGGAACTTAAAATTGAGAGTACTATTGCCAATCCTGTTATTTCTATACCTTTTCTTACTTTAATTAATCTCGGGATAAGTCTTTTAGTTTACATCATTTTATCTAAGATTCCTCTTGTAAGAAAATATTTGATATAG
- a CDS encoding DUF896 domain-containing protein, translating into MEKNRIERLNELARKAKSGSLTSSELAERDKLRKEYIEAFRANLKATLDNTVIVDADGNRRSLRKDN; encoded by the coding sequence ATGGAGAAGAATAGAATTGAACGATTGAATGAACTGGCAAGAAAAGCGAAATCAGGTTCTCTTACGAGTTCTGAGCTAGCTGAAAGAGATAAGCTAAGAAAAGAATATATCGAAGCATTTCGGGCAAATTTAAAGGCTACACTGGACAACACAGTTATTGTAGATGCTGACGGAAACAGAAGAAGTCTCAGAAAGGACAACTAA
- a CDS encoding YmaF family protein translates to MENKLHSHSFAGKTSNIEDHIHQYSGKTDKTSDQIGHKHYIEGSTTLEDGHVHYYRIATSPAIYVNGGHYHVYMGNANFAKNHVQVIAGDTSFFKKD, encoded by the coding sequence ATGGAAAATAAGCTTCACTCACATAGCTTTGCGGGAAAGACTTCAAATATTGAAGATCACATTCATCAATATTCCGGCAAGACTGATAAAACCAGTGACCAGATAGGGCATAAACACTATATTGAAGGATCAACTACGTTGGAAGATGGTCATGTTCATTATTATAGAATTGCTACTAGCCCTGCTATTTATGTAAACGGTGGACATTATCACGTTTATATGGGAAATGCAAATTTTGCAAAAAATCATGTTCAGGTTATAGCAGGCGACACATCCTTCTTTAAGAAAGATTAA
- the era gene encoding GTPase Era, which produces MSYKSGFVSVIGRPNVGKSTLLNTITGQKIAIMSDKPQTTRNTIRGVITNKECQLILIDTPGIHKPKTKLGEYMVNVASETIKEVDLVLFLVEANAQPGAQDINIIQQLKQVKTPVFLILNKVDLISKDKLLAIIDSYSKLMDFKAIIPISALKNDGIDIILKEALDYIPEGPQFFSEDMLTDQPEKVIAAEMIREKVLLNLDDEVPHGVGVEVTSFKEREDGLINIQATIYCEKSSHKGIIIGKQGNMLKKIGSAARYEIERLLDTKIFLELWVKVKPDWRNSDNMLKTLGYKTNKN; this is translated from the coding sequence ATGTCATATAAATCAGGTTTTGTATCAGTAATAGGAAGGCCTAATGTAGGAAAATCAACACTTTTAAATACGATAACAGGTCAGAAAATTGCAATAATGTCGGACAAGCCCCAGACTACAAGAAATACTATAAGAGGTGTTATAACAAATAAAGAATGCCAACTTATATTAATAGATACTCCGGGTATTCACAAGCCAAAAACTAAGCTTGGAGAATATATGGTAAACGTTGCTTCCGAGACAATAAAGGAAGTTGATTTGGTTCTGTTTCTGGTTGAAGCGAATGCGCAGCCGGGAGCTCAGGATATTAACATTATTCAGCAGTTAAAGCAGGTAAAAACTCCTGTTTTTCTTATATTAAATAAGGTTGATCTGATTAGCAAGGATAAATTGTTGGCAATAATAGACAGCTACAGCAAACTTATGGATTTTAAAGCGATTATTCCGATTTCGGCATTAAAAAATGACGGTATTGATATAATATTAAAAGAGGCATTGGATTATATACCGGAGGGGCCGCAGTTTTTCTCGGAAGATATGCTGACAGACCAGCCTGAAAAAGTAATTGCTGCTGAAATGATAAGGGAAAAAGTGCTGCTTAATCTTGATGACGAGGTTCCTCACGGTGTTGGTGTAGAGGTTACATCCTTCAAGGAAAGGGAAGACGGGCTTATAAATATTCAGGCCACCATATACTGCGAAAAAAGCTCTCACAAGGGCATAATCATAGGTAAGCAGGGTAATATGCTTAAAAAAATCGGAAGTGCTGCCAGATACGAAATTGAGCGCCTGCTGGACACAAAGATATTTCTGGAACTCTGGGTAAAGGTAAAGCCGGACTGGAGAAACAGCGACAATATGCTCAAAACACTTGGTTATAAAACAAATAAGAATTAA
- a CDS encoding HD domain-containing protein yields MTINSDKIIKEMINYFNKDVKRINHALKVYSFCNTIGTLEQLNDKELLIVSLSGILHDIGIKEAEKKYNSSAGPYQEKEGPAIAKEIMNKYDIDNDTIERVCYIIGHHHSYNKIDGVDFQILVEADFLVNIYEDEMDKNAITTVRGKYFKTKTGSSILEDMYL; encoded by the coding sequence ATGACAATAAATTCAGACAAAATAATAAAGGAAATGATAAACTATTTCAATAAAGATGTTAAACGTATTAACCATGCTTTAAAGGTTTATAGCTTTTGTAATACTATAGGTACATTAGAGCAGCTTAATGATAAAGAATTGCTGATTGTAAGCCTTTCGGGAATTCTTCACGATATAGGAATCAAAGAGGCCGAAAAAAAGTACAATTCGTCTGCGGGACCGTATCAGGAAAAGGAAGGGCCTGCAATAGCAAAAGAGATAATGAATAAATACGATATCGATAATGATACTATTGAACGAGTTTGTTATATAATAGGGCATCACCACAGCTATAATAAAATAGATGGAGTAGATTTTCAAATACTGGTTGAAGCAGATTTTCTTGTGAACATATATGAAGATGAAATGGACAAAAATGCTATAACTACTGTCAGAGGTAAATATTTTAAGACAAAAACGGGTTCATCAATACTTGAAGACATGTATCTTTAG
- the ychF gene encoding redox-regulated ATPase YchF, protein MKLGIVGLPNVGKSTLFNAITKAGAESANYPFCTIEPNVGIVAVPDERLDMLAKMYNPEKITPTVIEFVDIAGLVKGASKGEGLGNKFLSHIREVDSIVHVVRCFEDSNIVHVDGSIGPKRDIETINLELIFSDLEMIERRIDRTKKMLKSGDKKFQIEMELYESIKAHLESGRPVRSMSFDQEQQQLVDQLFLITLKPVLYAANVSEEDLSSLDSNRFLAELKGVAVEENSEVMVICAKIEEEIAQLDDEEKADFLEAMGLEESGLDKLIKASYKILGLISYLTAGPQEVRAWTITNGTKAPQAAGKIHSDFERGFIRAEIVAYDDLISCGSYTVAKEKGLVRSEGKEYVMHDGDVTLFRFNV, encoded by the coding sequence ATGAAATTAGGAATTGTAGGACTACCTAACGTAGGCAAAAGCACTCTTTTTAATGCTATAACAAAAGCAGGTGCAGAAAGTGCAAATTATCCGTTTTGTACTATTGAACCAAATGTAGGAATTGTAGCTGTTCCTGACGAAAGACTGGACATGCTTGCAAAAATGTATAACCCTGAAAAAATAACCCCTACTGTAATTGAATTTGTTGATATCGCAGGCCTTGTTAAAGGTGCAAGCAAAGGTGAAGGGTTGGGAAATAAATTTCTTTCTCACATAAGGGAAGTTGATTCAATTGTTCATGTTGTAAGATGTTTTGAGGATAGCAATATTGTTCATGTTGACGGTTCCATTGGTCCAAAAAGAGACATTGAAACAATTAACCTGGAATTGATTTTCTCAGACCTCGAAATGATAGAGAGAAGAATCGACAGAACGAAAAAAATGCTTAAATCAGGAGACAAGAAGTTCCAGATTGAAATGGAGCTATACGAATCCATAAAGGCTCACCTTGAAAGCGGAAGACCTGTAAGGTCAATGTCTTTTGACCAAGAGCAACAGCAGCTTGTTGACCAGTTATTTCTTATAACATTAAAACCTGTTCTTTATGCTGCAAATGTTTCCGAAGAAGACCTATCTTCTCTGGATAGTAACAGATTTCTTGCAGAGCTTAAAGGAGTGGCTGTTGAAGAAAATTCAGAAGTTATGGTAATTTGTGCAAAGATTGAGGAAGAAATTGCTCAGCTGGATGATGAAGAAAAGGCTGACTTCCTTGAGGCTATGGGACTGGAAGAATCCGGTCTGGACAAGCTCATTAAAGCAAGTTATAAAATTCTGGGGCTTATAAGCTATCTGACTGCCGGCCCACAGGAAGTAAGAGCATGGACTATTACAAACGGAACTAAAGCACCTCAGGCTGCGGGTAAAATCCATAGCGACTTTGAAAGGGGTTTTATCAGAGCTGAAATTGTAGCTTATGACGATTTAATTAGTTGTGGCTCATATACGGTTGCGAAGGAAAAGGGCCTGGTTCGGTCCGAAGGTAAGGAATATGTAATGCATGACGGAGATGTTACATTATTCAGATTTAATGTATAA
- a CDS encoding ABC transporter ATP-binding protein translates to MFKLIKYLKPYQKQVILGPAFKLFEAILELTIPLLMAKLIDNGVKANNPSYVYMMGGIMVAIAITGAGSAYICQYYASIASQGFGTSMRNLLFKRIQGYSFNELDKIGTPSLINRITSDVNQLQLAVAMLIRLVVRVPFLCIGGLIMAMTINLKLSVILFITMPLFALVIYFIMSRTIPLYKTVQKKLDTLSVIVRENLSGVRVIRAFAKLDKERERFSKGNREYADMSISVGKVSALLNPATTVIVNLGVAAILWFGGIQVYHGTMTQGEIIAYINYINMILSALIVLANLVVTFTKAAASANRVNEILETQPSVMDRADSVTDVKAAVDVSAGMPLIEFRNVRFTYDGASEYALKNISFGIKSGQTVGIIGSTGSGKSTLVNLIARFYDTTDGQILINGTDIRNIKQQDLRQKIGLVPQKSVLFSGTIEENIKWGNELAQEIDIYWAAEIAQATEFIKQKPEGIKAHVTQGGANLSGGQKQRLAIARAVVKRPEILILDDSTSALDYATDAALRRQIKDNLKRLTVIMVTQRVAAIRDADLIVVLDDGEIVGIGRNEELLESCPVYEEIYYSQRKSEVAQT, encoded by the coding sequence TTGTTTAAATTAATAAAATATTTAAAGCCATACCAGAAACAAGTTATTTTAGGTCCGGCATTTAAATTATTTGAAGCAATACTTGAATTGACAATACCTTTATTAATGGCAAAGCTTATTGATAATGGTGTAAAAGCAAACAATCCATCATATGTATACATGATGGGAGGGATAATGGTTGCAATTGCAATAACCGGAGCCGGCTCCGCATATATATGCCAGTATTATGCATCTATAGCTTCACAGGGGTTTGGAACGTCAATGAGAAACCTTTTATTCAAAAGGATACAAGGATATTCCTTTAATGAACTTGATAAAATAGGAACTCCTTCTCTCATAAATAGAATAACCAGTGATGTAAACCAGCTCCAGCTTGCAGTGGCCATGCTGATAAGACTTGTAGTCAGAGTTCCTTTTCTTTGCATTGGCGGTTTGATAATGGCAATGACCATCAACTTGAAGCTGTCTGTAATACTATTTATAACAATGCCGTTGTTTGCACTGGTTATATATTTTATAATGTCAAGAACAATACCACTGTATAAAACAGTACAGAAAAAGCTTGATACATTGTCGGTAATAGTACGTGAAAATTTGTCCGGAGTAAGGGTAATACGTGCGTTTGCAAAACTGGACAAGGAAAGAGAGCGTTTTTCAAAAGGCAACAGGGAATACGCAGATATGTCTATTAGTGTAGGTAAGGTTTCGGCACTTCTAAATCCTGCTACAACAGTTATAGTAAACCTCGGTGTTGCTGCGATACTGTGGTTTGGCGGAATACAGGTATATCATGGTACAATGACTCAAGGTGAAATAATTGCTTATATCAACTATATAAACATGATTCTTTCCGCACTTATTGTACTTGCTAATCTAGTCGTCACCTTCACAAAGGCGGCAGCTTCAGCAAACAGGGTCAATGAGATATTGGAAACTCAGCCGTCTGTAATGGACAGGGCTGATAGTGTCACAGATGTAAAGGCTGCTGTCGATGTTTCGGCAGGAATGCCTTTGATTGAGTTTAGAAATGTACGATTTACATACGATGGAGCCTCAGAGTACGCTTTGAAAAATATATCATTCGGAATCAAAAGTGGACAAACTGTAGGCATAATAGGTTCTACCGGGTCAGGAAAATCCACTCTTGTAAACCTTATTGCCAGGTTTTACGATACTACTGATGGTCAAATTCTGATAAACGGAACAGACATTAGAAATATCAAGCAACAGGATTTAAGACAGAAAATAGGACTTGTTCCTCAGAAATCAGTTCTATTTTCAGGAACTATCGAGGAAAACATAAAGTGGGGAAATGAACTGGCACAGGAAATTGATATTTATTGGGCTGCCGAAATTGCTCAGGCAACAGAATTTATCAAGCAAAAACCTGAAGGCATTAAGGCTCACGTTACTCAGGGCGGAGCGAATCTTTCAGGAGGTCAGAAACAAAGGCTTGCAATTGCAAGGGCTGTGGTCAAAAGGCCGGAAATACTTATTCTGGATGACAGTACCAGTGCCTTGGATTATGCTACAGATGCAGCTTTAAGAAGACAAATCAAGGATAATCTTAAAAGGCTTACAGTAATAATGGTAACACAAAGAGTAGCTGCAATCAGAGACGCAGATTTAATAGTAGTACTCGATGATGGAGAAATAGTAGGAATAGGCAGAAATGAAGAGCTGCTGGAATCCTGCCCTGTCTATGAGGAAATATACTATTCACAAAGAAAAAGCGAGGTAGCTCAGACATGA
- the cls gene encoding cardiolipin synthase: protein MNTNLYSALSLIIIISNSIFVITALFFERKKPVRALSWILALTLLPVAGFLLYLIFGRPLNLKKKKFHIKNHKDVEYSREIYQTLGTVSYDETMFKESYNHYVKQLINFNINLPQSPFTNDNKVEIFTKTKEKYDSLLRDIEGAETSIHMLYFIIKNDKIGTLVINTLAKKAKQGVTVRVLFDHGQNLFLPYKAFKTIIDNGGEVLSFFSNSIDNYLKANYRNHRKIVVIDGKVGYVGGINIGDEYLGLHKRIKPWRDTHLKVTGSSVYCLQLRFMTDWLYASKKEVDFGRLDKYFRPINREERGDVAIQMVSSGPDTNAEEIKRGMIKMINSAKCSILIQTPYFVPDDSFLEALQNAAMSGVNVVIQIPEVPDKRLVYKVTTSFIEDVMDFGVKVYLYPGFLHSKMIVIDDTCCSIGSTNMDMRSFSLDFEINAFMYGHDITHKCSTIFYNDLNISKEVTEENYKNRGVLSKILESICRLLSPLL, encoded by the coding sequence ATGAATACAAACTTATATTCAGCACTTTCATTAATTATAATAATATCAAACAGTATTTTCGTTATTACAGCACTCTTTTTTGAAAGAAAAAAGCCTGTTCGTGCTTTGAGTTGGATTTTAGCACTCACTCTATTGCCTGTAGCAGGTTTTTTACTATATTTGATATTTGGCAGACCATTAAATTTGAAAAAGAAAAAATTTCATATAAAAAATCATAAAGATGTTGAGTACAGTAGAGAGATTTATCAAACGTTAGGTACTGTTTCTTATGATGAAACCATGTTCAAGGAATCCTATAATCATTATGTGAAGCAGCTAATAAATTTTAATATAAATCTGCCCCAAAGCCCTTTTACCAATGATAATAAAGTAGAAATATTCACCAAAACTAAGGAAAAATACGATTCCTTGTTAAGAGATATAGAAGGTGCTGAAACTTCTATTCATATGCTGTATTTTATTATAAAAAATGATAAAATCGGTACACTGGTAATAAATACTCTTGCTAAAAAAGCAAAACAGGGTGTTACTGTAAGGGTACTCTTTGATCACGGACAAAATCTATTTCTCCCGTATAAAGCTTTTAAAACCATTATAGATAATGGAGGAGAGGTATTAAGCTTCTTTTCAAATTCAATAGATAACTACCTTAAAGCAAACTATAGAAATCACAGGAAGATAGTGGTTATTGACGGAAAAGTAGGATATGTAGGAGGAATTAATATCGGTGATGAGTATCTGGGACTGCACAAAAGAATCAAGCCGTGGAGGGATACTCATCTTAAAGTAACAGGAAGCAGCGTTTACTGCCTTCAACTCAGGTTTATGACAGATTGGCTGTATGCTTCCAAAAAAGAAGTAGACTTCGGAAGGTTGGATAAATATTTTAGGCCAATCAACAGAGAAGAAAGAGGAGATGTAGCTATTCAAATGGTATCAAGCGGACCCGATACCAATGCAGAGGAGATCAAGAGGGGCATGATAAAAATGATTAATTCTGCAAAATGCTCTATTCTTATTCAGACCCCTTATTTTGTTCCGGACGATTCATTTCTTGAAGCTTTACAAAATGCTGCAATGTCGGGTGTAAATGTGGTTATCCAGATACCTGAAGTACCTGACAAAAGACTTGTCTACAAAGTAACAACATCCTTTATTGAAGATGTCATGGATTTTGGAGTAAAGGTTTACTTGTATCCGGGTTTTTTACATTCAAAAATGATAGTAATAGACGACACTTGCTGTTCCATAGGTTCTACAAATATGGACATGAGAAGTTTTTCACTGGATTTTGAAATCAACGCTTTTATGTATGGTCATGACATTACTCATAAATGTTCAACTATATTTTACAATGACCTAAATATATCCAAAGAGGTAACCGAAGAAAATTATAAAAACAGAGGTGTACTGTCAAAAATACTGGAAAGCATTTGTAGACTGTTATCACCGCTTCTCTAA
- the recO gene encoding DNA repair protein RecO, with protein sequence MSYVNYKGLVIKEVNTGEADKIITVLTAEEGKISIAAKNARRAKSSLSAGSQLFAYSEYMLFKGKELYNMSSCQVLEPNYEIRNDIEKLTYCSHILELISDNVQEGEPSEEVLRLLLNTLYVISKTNRPLKLITVVFELRLMSLLGYEPHVISCVNCGKAQDENMYFDFDSSGLVCKNCLNPKSRSISLLPGTVKALKYIIFISPQKLFNFSLSQESIKELGEISKRYIKEHIGKEYRKLDYLKQLKLE encoded by the coding sequence ATGAGTTATGTTAATTATAAGGGGTTAGTTATAAAAGAAGTAAATACTGGTGAAGCAGATAAGATTATTACGGTACTTACTGCTGAAGAAGGTAAAATTTCAATAGCTGCAAAAAATGCAAGAAGAGCGAAAAGCTCATTGAGCGCAGGGTCACAGCTTTTTGCCTATAGTGAGTACATGCTGTTTAAAGGAAAAGAACTTTACAATATGTCAAGCTGTCAGGTACTAGAGCCTAATTATGAAATAAGAAACGATATAGAAAAACTGACATACTGCTCTCATATACTTGAGTTGATTTCGGATAATGTTCAGGAGGGAGAACCATCAGAAGAGGTCCTTCGGCTTCTTCTGAACACACTCTATGTCATTTCCAAAACCAACCGCCCGCTTAAACTTATAACTGTAGTTTTTGAGTTAAGGCTCATGTCCCTGCTGGGATATGAGCCGCATGTTATAAGTTGTGTAAACTGCGGGAAAGCACAGGATGAGAATATGTACTTTGATTTTGACAGCTCAGGTCTTGTTTGTAAAAATTGCTTAAATCCAAAGTCAAGGTCTATATCGCTACTACCAGGTACTGTCAAGGCTTTGAAGTACATAATATTCATTAGCCCTCAAAAACTGTTTAATTTTTCACTTTCCCAAGAATCTATAAAAGAATTAGGGGAAATATCCAAAAGATATATAAAGGAGCACATCGGAAAAGAGTACAGAAAACTTGATTATCTGAAACAATTAAAGCTGGAGTGA
- a CDS encoding chemotaxis protein CheW: MNDIQVVVFDLNNELCSVETSIVYKIEKYGSISLVPQMPDYIKGIYNLRGKVVPVVDLNKRFNLGESEVTKKTKIIITEKDDQLYGFMVNNVTEIINLNENSVDRSEAVIKLNNKKYIKGIGKNDGKLFSIIDLNEILHNEEIEEVTMALSENIN; encoded by the coding sequence ATGAATGATATACAGGTTGTAGTTTTTGATTTGAACAATGAGCTTTGTAGTGTGGAGACTTCAATTGTCTATAAAATAGAGAAATATGGATCAATATCACTTGTTCCACAAATGCCCGATTATATTAAAGGAATATATAATCTAAGGGGGAAAGTTGTCCCTGTGGTAGACCTTAATAAAAGGTTTAATTTAGGAGAATCAGAAGTAACAAAAAAGACAAAGATTATAATAACTGAAAAGGATGATCAATTGTACGGATTTATGGTAAACAATGTTACTGAAATAATAAATCTTAATGAGAATTCTGTTGACAGATCCGAGGCAGTAATAAAATTAAACAACAAGAAATACATAAAAGGCATAGGTAAGAATGACGGGAAGCTTTTCTCAATAATTGATTTAAATGAAATTTTACATAATGAAGAGATAGAAGAGGTAACAATGGCACTTTCAGAAAACATAAATTAA
- a CDS encoding ABC transporter ATP-binding protein → MKSDAVKRLGRYILANKPYLLGAVLFAALSNILMVAGPFIIGKGVDAIVGKGQVDFKSILNIVIVILILYLVSAFFQWSLQVITAVLSNRIVERLRKDVFDHILEMPLRFFDQKPHGDIMGRLTNDMENIGEGIYQSVTQFFTGIISIVGSLVFMFVLNPWITLIVIVMTPVTFLIASFITRRSSKMFKEQSKVNGELNGYIEEIIGNQKVVKAFNYEERAQKKFEEINGRLYKCGRWAQFYSSLVNPSTRLVNNITYVLLGMTGGIAALAGRLSIGYISSFLTYSTYFSQPINNVTSVTTQIQSAVASAERVFAIMDEEIEKQADINDIELKKTNGNVRFDDVSFSYVQEKPLIQDFNLDVKEGQRIAIVGPTGSGKTTLVNLLMRFYETDKGYIYIDDKSISKISKDSLRQSFGMVLQDTWLFAGTIRENIAYGNPKATDEEVKKAAVSANAHSFIKRLPKGYDTELTEGGSNLSQGQRQLLTIARVMLVIPPMLILDEATSSVDTRTELNIQKAFLKMMEGRTSFVIAHRLSTIKEADVILVMNNGRIVEQGSHEDLLKKNGFYKKLYLSQYENT, encoded by the coding sequence ATGAAAAGTGATGCAGTTAAACGCCTCGGCAGATACATTTTAGCCAATAAGCCATATCTGCTGGGAGCTGTACTATTTGCAGCATTAAGTAATATCCTTATGGTGGCAGGTCCATTTATAATAGGTAAAGGTGTTGATGCTATTGTCGGAAAAGGACAGGTTGATTTCAAAAGTATTCTTAATATTGTTATAGTTATATTAATATTGTATTTAGTAAGTGCATTTTTTCAATGGAGTTTGCAGGTAATTACGGCTGTACTGTCAAATAGAATAGTAGAGAGGTTGAGAAAAGATGTATTTGACCATATTCTTGAAATGCCTTTGAGGTTTTTTGACCAAAAGCCTCATGGTGATATAATGGGCAGGCTTACAAATGACATGGAAAATATAGGTGAAGGAATTTATCAGTCTGTTACTCAGTTTTTTACTGGTATAATATCCATTGTTGGTTCACTTGTTTTTATGTTTGTTTTGAATCCTTGGATTACACTTATAGTAATTGTAATGACACCTGTTACATTTTTAATTGCATCATTTATAACAAGACGTTCATCAAAAATGTTTAAGGAACAGTCAAAGGTAAATGGTGAGCTAAATGGTTATATTGAAGAGATTATAGGCAATCAGAAGGTTGTAAAAGCATTTAATTATGAGGAAAGGGCTCAGAAGAAATTTGAGGAAATAAACGGACGTTTGTATAAATGCGGAAGATGGGCGCAGTTCTATTCATCTCTAGTAAACCCGTCTACACGTCTGGTAAATAATATAACATATGTTTTGCTTGGAATGACTGGTGGTATTGCGGCACTTGCCGGCAGGTTAAGTATAGGTTATATCTCCAGCTTTCTAACCTACTCAACCTACTTTTCACAACCCATAAACAATGTAACAAGTGTAACAACCCAGATACAAAGTGCTGTTGCTTCTGCGGAAAGGGTTTTTGCAATAATGGACGAGGAAATTGAGAAACAGGCGGATATTAATGATATTGAATTAAAGAAAACTAACGGGAATGTCAGATTCGACGACGTATCATTTTCTTATGTTCAGGAAAAGCCTTTGATACAGGACTTTAACCTTGATGTTAAGGAAGGACAGAGAATTGCGATAGTTGGCCCAACCGGTTCAGGGAAAACTACTCTTGTTAATCTGTTAATGCGTTTCTATGAAACAGATAAAGGGTACATATATATTGATGATAAAAGTATAAGTAAAATATCCAAAGACAGTCTTAGGCAGTCTTTTGGAATGGTTCTTCAGGACACATGGCTTTTTGCGGGGACAATTCGTGAAAATATAGCATACGGGAATCCGAAAGCTACTGATGAAGAAGTAAAAAAGGCTGCGGTCTCCGCAAATGCACACAGTTTTATAAAGAGACTTCCGAAAGGTTATGATACAGAGCTCACAGAAGGTGGAAGCAACTTGTCACAGGGCCAAAGACAGTTATTGACTATTGCAAGAGTTATGTTGGTTATTCCGCCTATGCTAATATTGGATGAGGCTACCAGCAGTGTTGATACAAGAACAGAGTTAAATATACAGAAAGCTTTTTTGAAGATGATGGAAGGAAGGACAAGTTTTGTTATAGCTCATCGCCTTTCCACCATTAAAGAAGCGGATGTTATACTTGTTATGAATAATGGTAGGATTGTTGAACAGGGAAGTCATGAAGACTTACTGAAAAAGAATGGATTTTATAAAAAATTATATTTAAGTCAATATGAGAATACTTGA
- a CDS encoding YqzL family protein: protein MLLDFVWNVFKTTGSIDSYVLMKEIEEKFKSETAENVMREETEV, encoded by the coding sequence ATGTTACTGGACTTTGTATGGAATGTTTTTAAAACAACAGGAAGTATTGATTCTTATGTTCTAATGAAGGAGATCGAAGAAAAGTTTAAGTCTGAAACAGCAGAGAATGTCATGCGAGAGGAAACAGAAGTCTAG